In a single window of the Anguilla rostrata isolate EN2019 chromosome 4, ASM1855537v3, whole genome shotgun sequence genome:
- the igfbp1a gene encoding insulin-like growth factor-binding protein 1a, with protein sequence MKLVILQQEKLSEIPRNNFSLDFLNSYSFVMSGLFMNYFWVAAAFSVLLTPALSSPLLAQEPIRCAPCTPERQLECPAVAPECEEVLREPGCGCCLACALKKGDFCGIYTAHCGSGLRCTPRPGDTRPLHSLTRGQAVCVEISEAQRSQATASADQSELEAETRNGAATPDQVPIYLSGNNKPFDPKAVADAQESMKAKFNAIRKKLVEPGPCHIELQRALEKIAKSQQKPGDKLTKFYLPNCDKHGFYKAKQCESSLDGQRGRCWCVSSWNGKRILGSSDLTGDSECQQELTH encoded by the exons ATGAAGTTAGTCATCCTCCAACAAGAGAAACTTAGCGAGATACCAAGAAACAACTTCTCACTTGATTTTTTAAACAGCTATTCGTTTGTGATGAGTGGATTATTTATGAATTACTTCTGGGTGGCGGCAGCCTTCTCTGTCCTTCTGACGCCGGCACTGAGTTCGCCCTTGCTGGCACAGGAGCCAATCCGCTGCGCCCCGTGCACGCCGGAGAGGCAGTTGGAATGCCCGGCGGTCGCGCCGGAATGTGAGGAGGTTCTCCGGGAGCCGGGCTGCGGGTGCTGCCTTGCTTGCGCTCTGAAGAAGGGCGACTTTTGCGGAATCTACACGGCGCACTGTGGCTCCGGCTTGCGCTGCACGCCAAGACCCGGGGACACCCGACCCCTCCATTCACTCACGCGGGGGCAAGCCGTCTGCGTGGAGATCTCCGAAGCTCAGCGAAGCCAAGCAACTGCAAGTGCAG ATCAGAGTGAGTTAGAAGCAGAAACCAGAAACGGCGCCGCCACACCTGACCAAGTACCAATCTACCTCTCCGGAAATAACAAGCCCTTTGATCCGAAGGCTGTTGCGGATGCTCAGGAAAGCATGAAAGCCAAGTTCAACGCCATCCGAAAGAAACTCGTGGAACCG GGCCCCTGTCACATCGAGCTGCAGCGAGCCCTGGAGAAGATAGCCAAATCGCAGCAGAAGCCGGGCGACAAGCTGACCAAATTCTACCTGCCCAACTGCGACAAGCACGGCTTCTACAAGGCCAAGCAG tgcgaGTCTTCACTGGATGGCCAGAGGGGCCGGTGTTGGTGCGTGTCTTCCTGGAATGGGAAGAGGATCCTCGGGTCCAGCGATCTCACGGGGGATTCGGAGTGCCAACAAGaactcacacactga